One window of Methanosphaera sp. genomic DNA carries:
- a CDS encoding metal-sensing transcriptional repressor, which produces MKQCMDLDNLHRRLRKIEGQVAAIDRMIEKDVPCEDILMQVNAAKSALNKVGSIILEGHMNHCVKDAIDKGDSSEAIEDLSKIIDYYSRI; this is translated from the coding sequence ATGAAGCAATGTATGGATTTGGACAATCTTCACAGACGTCTTAGAAAGATTGAAGGACAAGTTGCTGCTATTGATCGTATGATTGAAAAGGATGTTCCATGTGAGGATATTCTTATGCAGGTTAATGCTGCAAAATCAGCTCTTAATAAGGTTGGAAGTATTATTCTTGAAGGACATATGAATCATTGTGTTAAAGATGCAATTGATAAGGGTGATAGTTCTGAGGCTATTGAGGACTTATCTAAGATTATAGATTATTATTCAAGAATTTAA
- the rpiA gene encoding ribose-5-phosphate isomerase RpiA, whose translation MSKNILKENVGKKAADLIKDGQIVGLGTGSTTHYFIRHLGERIKNEELNILGIPTSYQSLIIAREAGINTTTLDEYDIDVAVDGADEVDENLNLIKGGGAAHTLEKLVDSSAKKFIVIVDDSKMVKQLGEFPVPIEIIPEALRIVKESLIDMGGKPELRMGVQKDGPVITDNGNFIVDTKFDSIRNPQKLEKELNILPGVVENGIFTNLVDKVIIGSPSGIKEINKDDIL comes from the coding sequence ATGTCAAAAAATATTTTAAAAGAAAATGTTGGAAAAAAAGCTGCAGATCTAATTAAAGATGGACAGATTGTAGGTCTTGGAACAGGATCAACAACACACTACTTTATTAGACATTTAGGTGAAAGAATTAAAAATGAAGAATTAAATATTCTTGGTATTCCTACATCATATCAGTCATTAATTATTGCAAGAGAAGCAGGAATTAACACCACAACTCTTGATGAATATGATATTGATGTTGCAGTAGATGGTGCAGATGAAGTAGATGAAAATCTTAACTTAATTAAAGGTGGAGGAGCAGCACATACCCTAGAAAAACTCGTTGATAGTTCTGCTAAAAAGTTTATTGTAATTGTTGATGATAGTAAAATGGTTAAACAGTTAGGTGAATTCCCTGTACCTATTGAAATAATTCCTGAAGCACTTCGTATTGTAAAAGAAAGTCTTATTGATATGGGTGGAAAACCTGAACTTAGGATGGGAGTTCAAAAAGATGGTCCTGTAATAACAGATAATGGTAACTTTATTGTAGATACTAAATTTGATTCTATACGTAATCCTCAAAAACTTGAAAAAGAATTAAATATTCTTCCTGGTGTTGTTGAAAATGGTATTTTCACAAATCTTGTAGATAAAGTTATTATTGGTAGTCCATCTGGTATTAAAGAAATTAATAAAGATGATATTTTATAG
- a CDS encoding UPF0179 family protein: MITLIGTNLAKKGLVFTFNGGAKKCESCRFKNVCLNLEKGRKYEIVDVRRVTHKCSVHKDNRVQTVEVKPATIRTAIASKKAYHGSTIIFRSQDCDEECENYDICHPEGLYDDDTCKIEEIGPKLSCKCSNDLTEVILSH; this comes from the coding sequence ATGATAACATTAATAGGTACAAATTTAGCAAAAAAAGGATTAGTATTCACATTTAATGGTGGAGCTAAAAAGTGTGAAAGTTGCAGATTTAAAAATGTATGCTTAAACTTAGAAAAAGGACGTAAATATGAAATTGTAGATGTACGTCGTGTAACACATAAATGCTCTGTACATAAAGATAATCGTGTACAGACAGTAGAAGTTAAACCTGCAACAATAAGAACAGCAATTGCATCAAAAAAAGCATATCATGGTTCAACAATAATATTCAGATCTCAGGATTGTGATGAAGAATGTGAAAACTATGATATATGTCATCCTGAAGGATTATATGATGATGATACATGTAAAATTGAGGAAATTGGTCCAAAACTTTCATGTAAATGTAGTAATGATTTAACAGAAGTAATACTTAGTCATTAG